The Henckelia pumila isolate YLH828 unplaced genomic scaffold, ASM3356847v2 CTG_525:::fragment_3, whole genome shotgun sequence genome segment AGGCTGTTAGAGAAAAACAAGAATAATTTAGTCAATTAaaatataacataaaaaatatgtgTATTAATTTTATGGGTAAAATGAGAAGAATTTTTGGTGTGATTTTGACACATCAAAATCGATTAGTTTAAAAAGTTGAAGTATTATAATATATAGTACGTGTAGATAGTTACTTTGttttattatatttgaatatttttttaaaaaaaatatatgcaaCTTGTACAAATTTTTTTGACAATAACTTGTACAAATTCAAACAAGCATGTATATACATTATTAAAAGTTTATATCTAAAAACTCAAACACAGCCTCATTCTATATTATTTCTCTCTCCAACTTTATTAATATCATTCACAATTTATTTTCTGATTCTGGATTACATACATAAAATTGTTACTTATGTATAAATGTAGCTCGTAataaaaggatttcgtcctccaATTTGACTTTTCtatcatatatatttatgacCCTGTACAAAATTCGTGTGGCACAAACACGTCGCCAACTGAACCACTTGTACTTTAATCAAATATAATTTGACAATGTGAATCTAATGTATCTGGGGCGTTATAAACGCTccgaaaaataattaaaattatataaaaaaagcaaaaataaaaacaatgatAATGggttaaaattgaaatttaatttgatgCATGATTAAATACAAATTGACTTTTAAAGATGCCGAGAATATCCTTATATTTAACTTTGCAAAATTGCTTGACTTCCGACTTAAAGAAATAagagattttaataaaataaacaattaaaaattgacaaaaaaaaattgaatttgatAAATAGTCTGCACAGGAGAGGAGGAAAAAAATAACACTGAGCATTTCATCCTGCATGCACTTGTTAATAATCTAATGTTGCACGACTTTGTATTCCTTTTGTGGCGTGTGGCGTGTGGAATGTGGATTATATATACTATATCAAATTCGTTCCGAGACGAATTAATAATATGATTTCTTACGTACTGAAACTAATAAAAGAGTACGAAATTTCCGaccaatatattttataaaaaaattactaTTAAAAATTGTGAATCAGCGCTATTGCAtaagtatttttattaattaagagTAACTTTATAGGATCTAGCTAGAGCGCAATGCTCTACTAAAATTATAGTAAGTTGTACCAGtgtaattcaatttttttttcaacttatacAACAAATGATGTGGATCACTCTAGCACTTGTAATTATTTACCCAACAAactttgaaaataaattataatatttaaaaaaattgaaattacgAAGGAGCTGGTTTCTTAGAAAATATATgtcattatttaaataatttttaacaatgattaaaatactttaaatatgtattaattatttatatttaaatattttttaacaataaattataatactttagttatttatatttaatttttgataattttagttCGTTTTAATTGGAAATGATGACAACGATTGTaatcaaatttcatttttagttatttatattttaacttTTGATACTCTGGTTTTTTTTATTGGAAATGATGACAACGATCGATACTAAAATGGAGAGCCTAGCTTACTAAGATACAACTTTAATTCTCCCCTATATAAAATCGTCTTCCGTAAAttataacataaaaatcaaacagtgttacatttaaataatatataagatGAAAAAAACAAGTTTTCTATTAACCATGTAAGGTTTCtagatataaaattttatagTTTCATAACTAAATGGACTTCTTCTTTGGTGTATAAAATCTAGTAAATCGAAACTTTTATTTCGTAATCAGATATGATTTATTATCATCAATAAAATATCAGACAAAATTGTAAGAGTCTCCGGCGTAGAAATTTTCCAAAGTGCCACACCGCTCTATATAATAAGTTTGTTCAAATCAATAGACATCAAACTAATCAAGTACTtaacatcaattaaataaaatagaatCTGTCGTCCAAGAAAATGGAAACCAATCACCGGATTCTTTTAACTGTTCTGGTGGTGGCTGCGGCCGCTGAGCTGGTGAGCCACGCGGCGGCAGCCACCTATACGGTCGGAGACAGCTTGGGTTGGAGGGTACCCCAAGGCGGCCCCTCCACCTACGAGAACTGGGCTTCTCAATATGTTTTCAAAGTTGGGGATGTTCTAGGTGCATATGTAAATAATGCCCTCCTCGAatattatatatactaacttttattttgttcattatttcaaataatattgGCTAAAGTTTTTTCATGTAACATTTCATGCAGTGTTCGAATTCGTCACCGGAGCACACGATGTAGCAAAAGTGACTCAAGATTCATACGGTACGTGCAGTGCTACCAATCCCATCTCCGTATTCACGACCGGTCCAGCGAACGTCGTCCTAAATGCCACCGGAGACCACTACTTCTTCTGCACGTTTGGCAGACACTGTTCCCTGGGGCAAAAATTGGCCGTCAGTGTAACCGGAAACTCGTCAACTGGTCAACCTCCGGCACCGTCGCGCTCGCCATCGGCACCGACGCCATCACGCTCGCCTTCCGCGCCAACGCCATCACGGCCACCACCGAGTCCCAATTCAGGCCCCACGGTGACTATAGGAAGTTGTAATATGttaattgttatttttgtgTCGATACTTGTTGGGGGAATCTTGATAGTTTGATTTAATTTGTATCATTATATGATTCACAATTAATGTAGTTCTGTTTTGGAGTTTGATTTGACTTACTTGTGGTTGTATTAAGCATTGCTTGGTTTTTGACTTGCACTTCTCATATATCACTTGGTTCCGTTAAACTACTATACATATTACTTCTTCCGTacaatctattatctattatttatttatattataaaacatatataaatatgtgagtttatttgtgaattctcatatttatatatataatagatatatatatatataaatatataagtttGATTTGTGAATTTATATGGCTACCCTTCGTTAAtacattattaatatattttttaaattatttatttatgtgactaTTCAATTAACAATTTAATATGTGAGTTTgatttgtgaatttacatggcTAATTTTCAATAAtacataattaatatatttttttattatttatttatgtgattaTTCAATATCTCTTGCATATTtattacatatattatatatttaaacttTGACAAGTCACATAACTAAAAGCCAAAACAAAGCAAATTaacttataaaactaaaattgtaAATATTTCGTATCTTCACTTTTTGAGGTTATTTCTCTTATGTTTAGTTTTGAAAACTTAACAAACAATGATTATGGTACCCAGGGGCGTAGctagaaaaaatatttaaacctaGGTTTATTGAtctgttaaaaaaaaattaatgatgtaaaaaatatattttaaattaaaatataatataacacTAATTTATAATCAAGAAATAGTTGCAAAATGTTTAATGGAAACTATAAAATTACATGATGACatgaaaaaaaacataaactacTTAAGATATATTTTTTAGTGGCTCACTCTGAAAAAACTTGGGGGCTGTAAAAAATATCATGTtcgaataaataatatataaaatattcatCTTAAATATATATACTACGATATACACATAAGAAAACATATGACGCTTAAAGTAAACATACGAAAAAAATTTACACGTGAACAGCTAAAAAAATACCTTATTTATGATAAAAGAAGCGaagaaactttaaaaataaaaaatttctatttccattttttaaatgaataaaaagtatttataaatattactTGTAAATTGGGGATGTAAATGAGCCGAGCCGAACAGTATCAGGCTCGGGATCGGGCTCGACTCGTTTGATAGAAATAAGGGTTTGAGCTTGGCTCGAGCTAGATCTGAGCTTTTATCATAAGGTTTGGGCTCGGCTTGTTTAGTATATATaaaagctcgggctcggctcgtttattaTAATAAACAAGTCTAGCTCGAGTTCAGCTCGTTTTCAGGCTTTTTAAGTCGGCTCGTTAAAGGGCTCGTTTTCAGGCTCGTCAGTGAGCTCATTTTCGGGCTCGTTAAGCAATGCTTGTTAGTGAGCTCGTTAAGGAAGCTTGTTTTGATCAGGCTCATTAAGTGAGCCTGTTAAGCAGGCTCGTTTGCGAGCTCGTTAAGCAGGTCATTTGCGAGCTCGCTTTCAGGCTCGTCGGACATTCAAAAGAGCtcgagtttgatttttttcGATTATAATTTCTCGATCAAATTGATTATAACTTGATTTATAAGCCTACCATGATCTAAAATTTCAACCTCCAACACAACCCAATTCGAAAAATCCAccaattttatttatcaaagtTTTCGATCTTTATGAATTCACAACATAATTACTAACTGCTCAAGTCATGATATATCATGAAACCTTCGAATTTATTATAGATAAAATTCTATATACAAATTTCAACCACAATATCCTTTGAATGCTTTCAATCTGTACAAGTTCAATGCATACTATTCTCTGCTGTATAGTACACAATTATATTCATCATTCCGAAAATTTTTTCAcacaatcaattaattaattaactcaaaCGTCAAGTTCGTTATTCTTTATATCTTTTAAATAAATCTCAAGCTCCCAAATAAAAATGCTAAACCCAAGTTCGAGCACTTACCCTTGAAGAAAATCAACATTGTTAATGCTTATTTCACAtggtatataaaaatttattgtgtgacttaattattataatata includes the following:
- the LOC140873118 gene encoding umecyanin-like; protein product: METNHRILLTVLVVAAAAELVSHAAAATYTVGDSLGWRVPQGGPSTYENWASQYVFKVGDVLVFEFVTGAHDVAKVTQDSYGTCSATNPISVFTTGPANVVLNATGDHYFFCTFGRHCSLGQKLAVSVTGNSSTGQPPAPSRSPSAPTPSRSPSAPTPSRPPPSPNSGPTVTIGSCNMLIVIFVSILVGGILIV